A DNA window from Halorubrum sp. DM2 contains the following coding sequences:
- a CDS encoding ZIP family metal transporter: MTTLTTVLGVTTVAGLATALGAVPIFFRARVTHRTYDAALGLAAGLMVAASVFGLVIPGLEEGTLTEVMAGLLVGGFALLGGNYLIPHLHAEYREWFPEGGATADDAVEAGLPTGDPVADPEGDGTSGDRGTDVESSRASDEDAGVVGDRDATLRKALLIGGAITLHNAPEGLAIGVAFASGLNEVALVLAVVIGLQNVPDGFAFAVPMAETGMSNLRVFWYTALSGVVPQVVASVFGYLLVGLGTGLFPIASGFAAGAMLAVVFRELIPSSHGHGHADAATTAFLVGFVLLVVVDAVVTV; this comes from the coding sequence ATGACGACGCTCACGACCGTACTCGGCGTGACCACCGTGGCGGGGCTCGCGACCGCCCTCGGCGCGGTTCCGATCTTCTTTCGCGCCCGCGTGACCCACCGGACCTACGACGCCGCGCTCGGGCTGGCGGCCGGGCTGATGGTCGCCGCCAGCGTGTTCGGCCTCGTGATTCCCGGGCTGGAGGAGGGGACGCTGACGGAAGTGATGGCCGGGCTGCTCGTCGGTGGCTTCGCACTGCTCGGCGGCAACTACCTGATCCCGCACCTCCACGCCGAGTACCGCGAGTGGTTCCCGGAGGGGGGTGCCACGGCCGACGACGCCGTCGAGGCCGGGCTGCCGACCGGTGACCCGGTCGCTGACCCCGAGGGAGACGGGACGTCGGGGGACCGCGGGACCGATGTCGAGTCGTCGAGGGCGAGCGACGAGGACGCGGGAGTCGTCGGCGACCGCGACGCGACCCTCCGGAAGGCGCTACTGATCGGCGGCGCGATCACCCTCCACAACGCGCCGGAGGGGCTGGCGATCGGCGTCGCGTTCGCGTCCGGGCTGAACGAGGTCGCGCTCGTGCTCGCGGTCGTGATCGGTCTCCAGAACGTGCCGGACGGGTTCGCCTTCGCGGTGCCGATGGCAGAAACCGGGATGTCGAACCTGCGGGTGTTCTGGTACACCGCGCTCTCGGGGGTCGTCCCGCAGGTCGTCGCGTCGGTGTTCGGCTACCTGCTGGTCGGGCTCGGAACCGGGCTCTTTCCGATCGCGTCCGGCTTCGCCGCCGGCGCGATGCTCGCGGTCGTCTTCCGCGAGCTGATCCCCTCCTCGCACGGCCACGGGCACGCCGACGCCGCGACCACGGCGTTCCTCGTCGGGTTCGTGCTGTTGGTCGTCGTCGACGCGGTCGTCACGGTGTGA
- a CDS encoding TIGR04206 family protein: protein MERPDGVRESEREADADSRTLPERESDSFAESRSPSTSGRVEWLLVVGLLAVPMAVVPGGSGDPTLVSLWGFATLGGDGVVGVGGYPVWAYFLDQPRPFATLPPSIRAWPLAVGFHLIAAASATAGVALGREDRRVTGGLLALAAAASLWVAVGLGVRFGVGATVGWLAVLPAGAVVTLVVALAGYGRDLYGIAAGPPR, encoded by the coding sequence ATGGAGCGACCGGACGGCGTCAGAGAGTCGGAACGTGAGGCCGACGCCGACTCCCGAACGCTGCCGGAGCGAGAATCGGACTCATTCGCGGAGTCGCGCTCGCCGTCGACCAGCGGCCGCGTCGAGTGGCTCCTCGTCGTCGGACTGCTCGCGGTCCCGATGGCGGTCGTTCCCGGCGGGAGCGGCGACCCGACGCTGGTGAGCCTCTGGGGATTCGCGACGCTCGGCGGCGACGGAGTGGTCGGCGTCGGTGGGTACCCGGTGTGGGCGTACTTCCTCGACCAGCCGCGCCCGTTCGCGACACTGCCGCCGTCGATCCGGGCGTGGCCGCTCGCGGTCGGTTTCCACCTGATCGCGGCCGCCAGCGCCACGGCCGGCGTCGCGCTCGGGCGCGAGGACCGACGGGTGACGGGCGGGCTGCTGGCCCTCGCGGCGGCCGCGTCCCTGTGGGTCGCCGTCGGACTCGGCGTGCGGTTCGGCGTCGGTGCGACCGTCGGCTGGCTCGCCGTGCTCCCGGCGGGTGCGGTCGTGACGCTCGTCGTCGCGCTCGCGGGGTACGGGCGCGACCTCTACGGGATCGCGGCGGGACCCCCGCGCTGA
- a CDS encoding enoyl-CoA hydratase-related protein translates to MSSEPIAFDVDDRGVATITVDRPEQLNALTAETLEAIESALDEAAEREARALVVAGAGDEAFVAGADISHMVDLSTPEAQAYAELGHRVTDAIETFPAPTIAAVDGYAFGGGCELALACDLRVAAESAVLGQTEIDLGIIPGWGGTQRLPALVGDEVARRLIFLGERIDAAEAAEVGFVGEVVADDAFDDRIDELAGELAAKPTTALRAAKEALNAAGDGSAATGLALERRAWAGLFGTHDQREGMEAFLEKREPEFE, encoded by the coding sequence ATGAGCAGCGAGCCCATCGCGTTCGATGTCGACGACCGCGGCGTCGCGACGATCACCGTCGACCGACCCGAACAGCTCAACGCGCTCACCGCCGAGACGCTCGAAGCGATCGAGAGCGCGCTCGACGAGGCGGCCGAGCGCGAGGCGCGCGCTCTCGTCGTCGCCGGCGCGGGCGACGAGGCGTTCGTCGCGGGCGCGGACATCAGCCACATGGTCGACCTGTCGACCCCCGAGGCGCAGGCGTACGCCGAACTCGGCCACCGGGTCACGGACGCCATCGAGACGTTCCCCGCGCCGACGATAGCCGCCGTCGACGGCTACGCCTTCGGCGGCGGCTGTGAACTCGCGCTCGCCTGCGACCTCCGGGTCGCCGCCGAGAGCGCGGTCCTCGGCCAGACGGAGATCGATCTGGGGATCATCCCCGGCTGGGGCGGCACGCAGCGGCTCCCGGCGCTCGTCGGCGACGAGGTCGCGCGCCGGCTGATCTTCCTCGGCGAGCGGATCGACGCCGCCGAGGCGGCCGAGGTCGGCTTCGTCGGCGAGGTCGTCGCCGACGACGCGTTCGACGACCGGATCGACGAGCTGGCGGGCGAGCTGGCCGCGAAGCCGACGACCGCGCTGCGGGCCGCGAAGGAGGCGCTGAACGCGGCCGGCGACGGCTCGGCGGCGACCGGGCTCGCCCTCGAACGACGGGCGTGGGCCGGACTGTTCGGGACGCACGACCAGCGCGAGGGAATGGAGGCGTTCTTGGAGAAGCGCGAGCCGGAGTTCGAGTAG
- the aroC gene encoding chorismate synthase: MNGNRFGRLFQLTTYGESHGDAMGVTVSGVPAGVELDEEAIQAQLDRRKPGQSMITTSRGEPDEVVVNSGVQDGYTTGTPIGMVIQNKDARSGKYEPYVTAPRPSHGDYTYSAKFGTRNWGGGGRSSARETVNWVAAGAVAEQVLDASDHDVEIKAHVNRIGDVEADAVSFEQLLERSEENDVRCADPEAATEMQELIEEYQERGDSIGGSVYFECRGVPRGLGSPRFDSFPARLGQALFAIPATTGVEYGLGRDATDVTGSERNEDWTFDDGESFDHVESDEGDPVPVGNDHGGLQGGITTGEPIYGEATWHAPTSIPKQQRSADWETGEEKEIQVVGRHDPVLPPRAVPVVEAMLYCTVLDFMLLAGRINPDRVDGNPGQYDTDYHPSSPDNE, encoded by the coding sequence ATGAACGGGAACCGGTTCGGCCGACTCTTCCAGCTGACGACCTACGGCGAGAGCCACGGCGACGCGATGGGCGTCACCGTCTCCGGCGTCCCCGCCGGCGTCGAGCTCGACGAGGAGGCGATCCAAGCGCAGCTCGACCGGCGCAAGCCGGGCCAGTCGATGATCACTACCTCGCGAGGCGAGCCGGACGAGGTCGTCGTGAACTCCGGCGTTCAGGACGGGTACACCACCGGCACGCCGATCGGGATGGTGATCCAGAACAAGGACGCTCGCTCGGGGAAGTACGAGCCGTACGTCACCGCGCCGCGCCCCTCGCACGGCGACTACACCTACTCCGCGAAGTTCGGCACGCGCAACTGGGGCGGCGGCGGGCGCTCCTCGGCGCGCGAGACGGTGAACTGGGTCGCGGCCGGCGCGGTCGCCGAGCAGGTGCTCGACGCCTCCGACCACGACGTCGAGATCAAAGCGCACGTCAACCGCATCGGCGACGTGGAGGCCGACGCGGTGAGCTTCGAACAGCTCCTCGAACGCTCGGAGGAGAACGACGTGCGCTGTGCCGACCCCGAGGCCGCCACCGAGATGCAGGAGCTGATCGAGGAGTACCAAGAGCGGGGCGACTCCATCGGCGGCTCGGTCTACTTCGAGTGCCGCGGCGTCCCCCGCGGGCTCGGCTCGCCGCGGTTCGACAGCTTCCCCGCCCGGCTCGGACAGGCATTGTTCGCGATCCCGGCCACGACGGGCGTCGAATACGGGCTCGGCAGGGACGCGACGGATGTGACCGGCAGCGAGCGCAACGAGGACTGGACGTTCGACGACGGCGAGTCGTTCGACCACGTCGAGAGCGACGAGGGCGACCCCGTCCCGGTCGGCAACGACCACGGCGGGCTTCAGGGCGGGATCACCACCGGCGAGCCGATCTACGGCGAGGCGACGTGGCACGCGCCCACCTCGATCCCGAAACAGCAGCGTTCGGCCGACTGGGAGACCGGCGAGGAGAAGGAGATACAGGTCGTCGGCCGCCACGACCCCGTCCTCCCGCCGCGGGCCGTCCCCGTCGTCGAGGCAATGTTGTACTGTACGGTCCTCGATTTCATGCTGCTGGCCGGTCGGATCAACCCCGACCGCGTCGACGGCAACCCCGGACAGTACGACACCGACTACCACCCGAGCAGTCCGGACAACGAGTAG